The Cellulomonas flavigena DSM 20109 DNA segment CCCCGTGGCGCCGCGCGTCCAGCACCTCGAGGCGCACGTCGCGGCCGCCCTGCTCGAGGAGCAGTCCGAGCGTGCCCGTCAGGCGCGCGCGGTCGCCGGGCCGGAGCTCTGGATGCGCGCCGCGACGGCGGACCTCGGCACGGGCGTCGCGGGCACGCACGCCGCGGTGGACGCCGACGCGCCGCAACCGGTGCCGCCGGCGCCCGCTCCGGTCCAGGTGCCCACCCACCAGCCGTCGGCACCCGCCCCGGGGGAGCCGCAGGCGTGAGCGCCGACCCCGCGTCCCGCCCGGGGCGCCTCGGCGTCGGTGTGGTCGGCGCGGGGCGCGTCGGCGCGGTGCTCGGCAACGCGTTGCGCGGGGCGGGGCACCCGGTGGTCGGCGTCTCGGCCGTGTCGGCCGAGTCCCGCGAGCGGGCCGCGACGCTGCTGCCGGGCGTGCCGGTGCTCGACGTCCCGGAGGTCGTGCGGCGGGCCGAGCTCGTGCTGCTCGCGGTGCCGGACGACGCGCTGGCGCCGCTCGTGCAGGGCCTGGCCGACACCGGTGCGTGGCAGGCGGGCCAGATCGCCGTGCACACGTCGGGAAGGTTCGGGGCCGACGTCCTCGCGCCGGCGCGCGCGGTCGGTGTGATCCCGCTCGCGCTGCACCCGGCGATGACGTTCACGGGCACGTCGCTGGACCTGGCGCGGCTCGTCGGGTGCGCGTTCGCCGTGACGGCGCCGGCGCCCGTGCTGCCCATCGGGCAGGCGCTCGTCGTCGAGGTCGGCGGCGAGCCCGTCGTCGTCGCCGAGGAGCAGCGCCGCCTCTACCACGCGGGCCTCGCCCACGGTGCGAACCACCTGGTGGTGCTGGTCGCGCAGGCGGCGCAGGCGCTGCGCGCGGCGGGCGTCGGGGAGCCGGGCCGGGTGCTGCGGCCCCTGCTGGAGGCCGCGCTCGACGGAGCGCTGCGCGCCGAGGACGCCGCCGGCACCGACGGCCCGGGTGCGATCTCCGCCCTCACCGGCCCTGTGCGGCGCGGCGACGCCGGCACGGTGGCCGACCACCTGGCCGTGCTGGGGGCGCTGGGCGCCACGAGCGGTGCGGTGGACCTCGCGGCGGGTTACGGTGCCCTGTCACGCGCGGCGGCGGCACGCGCCCTCGGCGCGGGCCTCACCGGCCCGGACGCCGTGCAGCGCGTGCTCGACGCGCTCGCGGGCATCAACGGGCCGCCGGCGACGTTGCAGCAGGAGGACGACGGCCCGCCGCACCCTGGTGCCGGGTCGACCGACGACGGCGGTACCCCGCCGCAGGAGGACGCATGAGCACCATCCACCCCGCGCTGGTGCGCGACCGCGACGCGCTCGCGGCCGCGCTCGCCCCGCAGGACGCCGCGACGCTGCCGCGGTCCGAGGACGACGGTGCGCGGCGGCCGTACCGGCGAGCCGTGGTCATGACCATGGGCGCGCTGCACGCCGGCCACCTCGCGCTGGTGGAGCACGCGCGGTCGCTGGCGGACGTCGTGGTCGTGACGATCTTCGTCAACCCGCTGCAGTTCGGCCCGAGCGAGGACCTCGCGCGCTATCCGCGCGACCTCGAGGGCGACCTCGCGCTG contains these protein-coding regions:
- a CDS encoding Rossmann-like and DUF2520 domain-containing protein, with product MSADPASRPGRLGVGVVGAGRVGAVLGNALRGAGHPVVGVSAVSAESRERAATLLPGVPVLDVPEVVRRAELVLLAVPDDALAPLVQGLADTGAWQAGQIAVHTSGRFGADVLAPARAVGVIPLALHPAMTFTGTSLDLARLVGCAFAVTAPAPVLPIGQALVVEVGGEPVVVAEEQRRLYHAGLAHGANHLVVLVAQAAQALRAAGVGEPGRVLRPLLEAALDGALRAEDAAGTDGPGAISALTGPVRRGDAGTVADHLAVLGALGATSGAVDLAAGYGALSRAAAARALGAGLTGPDAVQRVLDALAGINGPPATLQQEDDGPPHPGAGSTDDGGTPPQEDA